A single window of Streptomyces cathayae DNA harbors:
- a CDS encoding polyamine aminopropyltransferase: MIESQAPAPPRPTHPRDRPGGNGDSPSDSSLKLPVRQATGRFLVLAGVFVCAACGLVYELELVALASYLMGDSVTQASVVLSVMVFAMGIGSLAAKRLCRHAAAGFGAVEAALALVGGCSAMGLYAVFAWTGSWGGPWAHGPHVLLVAFSLAVGLLIGAEVPLLMELIQRIRRQDAGGAVADLFAADYVGALVGGLAFPFLLLPFLGQLTGTLITGAVNTVVGGALVLGLFRQDLTRRARRLLLISNLCVLAVLGSAVLLVDDFERAARHAMYGSDVRVALQTDVQEVVLTGGLDGRPLDLFLDGRLRAGSRDELRYHEALAYPAMTGPHPRVLVLGGGDGLAAREVLRHHGVRRVDVVALDAGVVRLARRDPALSALNDHALDDPRVRVSTTDVFDWLRRAPPAAYDVVVCDLPRPEATGSTKLYSQEFYGLARRVLAPGGRLVVHAGPVVSRPRTFWTVESTVRAAGFRTLPYSRGDRGFVLAARSVPELRLDPAGPRPRTVTDGSLAAGARAAARTRVPGLPPSTLLHPRYAR, from the coding sequence GTGATCGAATCGCAGGCTCCCGCTCCGCCCCGCCCCACGCACCCCCGGGACAGGCCGGGCGGCAACGGCGACAGTCCCTCGGACAGCTCGCTGAAGCTGCCGGTGCGGCAGGCCACCGGCCGGTTCCTGGTCCTCGCCGGTGTGTTCGTCTGTGCGGCCTGCGGACTCGTCTACGAGCTCGAACTCGTGGCGCTCGCCTCGTACCTGATGGGCGACTCGGTGACCCAGGCGTCCGTCGTGCTGTCCGTCATGGTCTTCGCCATGGGGATCGGCTCGCTGGCCGCCAAGCGGCTGTGCCGGCACGCGGCGGCCGGTTTCGGCGCCGTCGAGGCCGCGCTCGCCCTGGTCGGCGGATGCAGCGCGATGGGCCTGTACGCCGTCTTCGCCTGGACCGGTTCCTGGGGCGGGCCGTGGGCCCACGGCCCGCACGTCCTGCTGGTCGCCTTCTCCCTCGCCGTCGGCCTGCTGATCGGGGCCGAGGTACCGCTGCTGATGGAGCTGATCCAGCGGATCCGCCGCCAGGACGCGGGTGGCGCGGTGGCCGACCTGTTCGCCGCGGACTACGTCGGCGCCCTCGTCGGCGGGCTCGCCTTCCCCTTCCTCCTCCTGCCGTTCCTGGGCCAGTTGACGGGGACGCTGATCACCGGCGCGGTCAACACGGTGGTCGGCGGCGCACTGGTGCTCGGACTCTTCCGGCAGGACCTGACCCGCCGCGCCCGCCGGCTGCTGCTGATCAGCAACCTCTGCGTGCTGGCCGTCCTCGGCTCGGCCGTTCTCCTCGTCGACGACTTCGAACGGGCCGCCCGCCACGCCATGTACGGCTCGGACGTCCGGGTCGCCCTGCAGACCGACGTGCAGGAAGTGGTGCTCACCGGCGGCCTCGACGGCCGGCCCCTGGACCTGTTCCTGGACGGCCGGCTGCGGGCCGGCAGCCGGGACGAACTCCGCTACCACGAGGCACTCGCGTACCCCGCGATGACCGGCCCGCACCCGCGCGTGCTCGTCCTCGGCGGCGGCGACGGACTGGCCGCCCGCGAGGTGCTGCGCCACCACGGGGTGCGGCGGGTCGACGTCGTCGCGCTCGACGCGGGCGTCGTGCGGCTGGCCCGCCGCGACCCGGCCCTGTCCGCGCTGAACGACCACGCCCTCGACGACCCGCGGGTCCGTGTCAGCACCACGGACGTCTTCGACTGGCTGCGCCGGGCGCCCCCGGCGGCGTACGACGTGGTGGTCTGCGACCTGCCGCGCCCGGAGGCCACCGGGAGCACCAAGCTGTACTCGCAGGAGTTCTACGGCCTGGCCCGGCGCGTGCTGGCGCCCGGCGGGCGGCTCGTGGTGCACGCCGGGCCGGTGGTGTCCCGGCCCCGGACGTTCTGGACGGTGGAGTCGACGGTCCGCGCGGCCGGCTTCCGCACCCTCCCGTACAGCAGGGGCGACCGGGGTTTCGTCCTGGCCGCCCGCTCCGTCCCCGAGCTGCGCCTGGACCCGGCCGGCCCCCGTCCGCGTACCGTCACCGACGGCTCCCTCGCGGCCGGTGCGCGAGCCGCCGCACGCACCCGGGTTCCCGGTCTGCCGCCGTCGACGCTGCTGCACCCCAGGTACGCCCGCTGA
- a CDS encoding DUF2617 family protein, with translation MLTTLTTSYTDTRAADLAWALGREPLPALATLDLELTGAKVQLRLLGASHQVLLEEDRGVCSETVACLPGSSTPLPLGVATQVGDWEYEFAAHVEMLSPGSFGGRAQELLALVSDHPHGLAGVFPGSPHAFTAMLAQRHESQVHWRTWHAYPQDGQLVMTRTRVGVRVKAAV, from the coding sequence ATGCTCACGACTCTGACCACCTCCTACACCGACACGCGCGCGGCCGACCTCGCCTGGGCCCTGGGGCGCGAGCCGCTGCCCGCGCTGGCCACACTCGACCTCGAACTGACCGGGGCCAAGGTCCAGTTGAGGCTTCTCGGCGCGTCCCACCAGGTGCTGCTGGAAGAGGATCGGGGGGTCTGTTCGGAGACGGTGGCCTGCCTTCCGGGCAGCAGCACGCCCCTTCCGCTGGGCGTCGCCACACAGGTGGGCGACTGGGAGTACGAGTTCGCCGCCCATGTGGAGATGCTCTCCCCCGGCTCCTTCGGGGGCCGTGCACAGGAGTTGCTCGCCCTGGTCTCCGACCATCCGCACGGTCTCGCCGGGGTGTTCCCCGGGAGTCCGCACGCGTTCACCGCGATGCTCGCCCAGCGCCACGAGAGCCAGGTCCACTGGCGGACCTGGCACGCCTACCCCCAGGACGGCCAGCTGGTGATGACCCGGACGAGGGTGGGTGTACGGGTGAAGGCGGCCGTCTGA
- a CDS encoding aldose 1-epimerase: MSNTDITLTAGDAEVTVRPENGGRVSGLRVGGVELLRQGDRYGCFPMVPWCGRIRDGRFRNGATVHRMPLNAPPNAIHGTARDTAWRTARASEDEAVITYDLGEPWPYPGRVTQVITLGADSLTLAMAVETYESSFPAQIGWHPWFNRTLGGTNAADTADAADVRIDFTPAWQEERGADHLPTGRRIDPEPGPWDDCFGMPGGVDVTLTWPGRLELKVASREEWVVVYDEPREAVCVEPQTGPPDGLNSHPRLVTPLEPLEATTTWTWRRL, translated from the coding sequence GTGAGTAACACGGACATCACTCTGACCGCGGGCGACGCGGAGGTCACCGTGCGGCCGGAAAACGGCGGGCGGGTCTCGGGACTGCGGGTCGGGGGCGTCGAGCTGCTGCGCCAGGGCGACCGCTACGGGTGCTTCCCGATGGTTCCCTGGTGCGGGCGGATCCGGGACGGCCGGTTCCGGAACGGTGCCACCGTCCACCGGATGCCGCTGAACGCCCCGCCGAACGCCATCCACGGCACCGCCCGTGACACCGCCTGGCGTACCGCCCGCGCGAGCGAGGACGAGGCCGTGATCACGTACGACCTCGGGGAGCCCTGGCCGTACCCCGGGCGGGTGACGCAGGTGATCACGCTCGGCGCGGACTCGCTGACCCTGGCCATGGCCGTCGAGACGTACGAGTCCTCCTTCCCGGCGCAGATCGGCTGGCACCCCTGGTTCAACCGCACCCTCGGCGGCACGAACGCGGCAGACACAGCAGACGCAGCGGATGTCCGCATCGACTTCACGCCCGCATGGCAGGAGGAGCGCGGCGCCGACCACCTGCCCACCGGTCGCCGGATCGACCCGGAGCCCGGCCCCTGGGACGACTGCTTCGGCATGCCGGGCGGCGTCGACGTCACCCTCACCTGGCCGGGGCGGCTGGAGCTGAAGGTGGCCAGCCGCGAGGAGTGGGTGGTGGTCTACGACGAGCCGCGTGAGGCCGTCTGTGTGGAGCCGCAGACCGGCCCGCCCGACGGGCTGAACAGCCACCCGCGCCTGGTCACCCCGCTGGAGCCGCTGGAGGCCACGACCACCTGGACCTGGCGCAGGCTCTGA
- the pyrE gene encoding orotate phosphoribosyltransferase — protein MSEVRSALLQQIKDKAVVHGKVTLSSGLEADYYVDLRRVTLDGEAAPLVGQVLLDLTDGLEFDAVGGLTMGADPVAAAMLHAAAARGRRLDAFVVRKAAKAHGLQRRVEGPDIKGRRVLVVEDTSTTGGSPLTAVEAVREAGAEVVAVATIVDRATGAAEKIQEGAGVPYLFAFGKDQLGLD, from the coding sequence ATGAGTGAGGTACGCAGCGCACTGTTGCAGCAGATCAAGGACAAGGCCGTGGTGCACGGCAAGGTGACCCTCTCCTCGGGTCTCGAGGCCGACTACTACGTCGATCTGCGCCGCGTCACCCTGGACGGCGAGGCCGCCCCGCTGGTCGGCCAGGTGCTGCTGGACCTCACCGACGGGCTGGAGTTCGACGCGGTCGGCGGGCTGACCATGGGCGCCGACCCGGTGGCCGCCGCCATGCTGCACGCCGCCGCCGCGCGCGGCCGGAGGCTGGACGCCTTCGTGGTCCGCAAGGCGGCCAAGGCGCACGGCCTGCAGCGGCGCGTGGAGGGCCCGGACATCAAGGGCCGCCGGGTCCTGGTCGTCGAGGACACCTCCACCACCGGCGGCTCCCCGCTCACCGCCGTCGAGGCCGTGCGCGAGGCCGGCGCCGAGGTGGTGGCCGTCGCGACCATCGTCGACCGGGCGACCGGCGCCGCCGAGAAGATCCAGGAGGGCGCCGGGGTGCCGTACCTGTTCGCCTTCGGCAAGGACCAGCTCGGCCTGGACTGA
- a CDS encoding SRPBCC domain-containing protein yields the protein MEHEVFVPVPVERLREALDDPARVARAVPGLQHDAGADPVAGRLKLRVGSHSITYRGSVRVSRRADGSYAVEGDAVETRGTGAVRLALRLRPLAAEGGATLTVDGTATADGRVTELPADAVASAVARLLNRFAENLGTAVGEPSAPEPPTDEPPAPAPAPVFDPEPSLPPLGPEPQDEAGDGMENMDGTDGMDDTDLTDDVDEVVGLDDVDGIDDIAGIDDLDDLDDLDGADDTVAEAAHARRTMIGRSAEEVDHAPPRGRYAPVPAPQTVSTAAPLRWAAPAAALAVASAIVAVRALRRRR from the coding sequence ATGGAGCACGAGGTGTTTGTTCCGGTTCCGGTGGAGCGGCTCAGGGAGGCGCTGGACGATCCTGCGCGGGTCGCCCGCGCGGTGCCGGGGCTCCAGCACGACGCCGGGGCGGATCCGGTCGCCGGCCGGCTGAAGCTCCGGGTCGGCAGCCACTCCATCACCTACCGGGGCTCCGTACGGGTGTCCCGGCGCGCGGACGGTTCCTACGCCGTCGAGGGTGACGCCGTCGAGACGCGCGGCACCGGCGCGGTGAGACTGGCGCTGCGACTGCGTCCGCTGGCCGCGGAGGGCGGCGCCACGCTCACCGTCGACGGCACGGCGACGGCCGACGGCCGGGTCACGGAGCTCCCGGCGGACGCGGTGGCGTCGGCGGTGGCCCGTCTACTGAACCGTTTCGCGGAGAACCTGGGCACGGCGGTGGGGGAGCCCTCCGCACCCGAGCCGCCCACGGACGAGCCTCCGGCCCCCGCACCGGCCCCCGTCTTCGACCCGGAGCCCTCTCTGCCGCCCCTCGGCCCCGAGCCCCAGGACGAGGCCGGGGACGGCATGGAGAACATGGACGGCACGGACGGCATGGACGACACGGATCTCACGGACGACGTGGACGAGGTCGTCGGTCTCGACGATGTCGACGGCATCGATGACATCGCCGGTATCGACGACCTCGACGACCTCGACGACCTCGACGGCGCCGACGACACCGTCGCCGAGGCGGCGCACGCGCGGCGCACGATGATCGGTCGCAGTGCCGAGGAGGTGGACCACGCCCCGCCCCGGGGCCGTTACGCCCCCGTCCCCGCCCCGCAGACCGTCTCCACGGCCGCCCCCCTGCGCTGGGCCGCCCCGGCGGCCGCCCTGGCGGTGGCCTCGGCGATCGTCGCCGTGCGGGCCCTGCGCAGACGCCGCTGA